DNA from Brassica napus cultivar Da-Ae chromosome C4, Da-Ae, whole genome shotgun sequence:
CAATCAGCTTGGTTTGTTGTAGACGCCCAGTCCCAAGCTTTCTCTTCATCGAAAATCACATCTCTACTCACCATCACCTTCCTTGTGTCTGGATCATAAAGTTTGTAGGCTTTGGAACCCGGTTCAGTTCCAAGATTGACCATACTCTTTGATCTCTCATCCAACTTCTTCAGATAAGGACCAGTGATTTTCGCATGAGCTACACAACCGAATATCCTCAAGTGCTTGATATTTGGTTTCCTCGATGTAAGGCATTCGTATGGCGTTTGATTTTTCAAGGCTTTTGTAGGAACTCTGTTGATGAGGTAAGTTGAATGTCGTACAACTTCATCCCACAAGTAGTTCGGCATCTTTATTGCCTTCAGCATACTTCTTGTCATTCCCATCAAGGTTCAGTTTCTCCTCTCCACAacaccattttgttgaggtgtgtAAGGCGCGGTTAGGTGCCTTTTAACTCCATTCTCTTCACAGAATAGATTGAACTCAGCTGAGGTAagctctcctcctctatcggtgcgaaAGGTTTTGATGGTTGAGTCTGTCTGCTTCTCTACACTCTCTTTAAACCTTTTGAATCGATCGAATACCTCACTcttctccttcaatagcatAACCCACATATACCTAGAGAAGTCATCGATCAAGACAAAGACATACTTATTATTTGCAGGCGTTGGTGGTGTGATTGGACCACACAAATCTCCATGCAATAACTCTAATGGCTTTGTCGCACGAAACATGGCTTTGGTCGGGAATGACTGTCTGATCTGCTTCCCTGCGAGACATGCATCACACACGCTTTCTTCGTGTGTTACACACGGCATTCCTACGACCATCTCCTTCCTTACCATGTTATTCATCACTCCATAGCTTAtatgtcctagcctagcatgccacctCCATGTAGCATCTACGTCCCTGACATGTAAACATTTCGGGTAGCTTATCTCCATAGGGGTCTTGTAGAGACGGTTTGGAGATCTTGTCACACGAACTAGCAACCTTCCATGCGAATCTGTGAGCGTTAAGTAGACATCTTTCATGTTAACCTCACATCCGTTTTCTGTTGCTTGCCCAAGACTCAATATATTGTGCTTCAGATCGGGTATGTAGTATATGTCCTTGAGTGCCTTCTTCTCTCCAGTCTTGCACACAAAGGTAACCACACCCTTTCCTACAATGTCAACACACGATCCATCACCAAACTTCACCTTCCCTTTGGTGTTGagattcaaacttgaaaagaacTCCTTGATCCCTGTCATGTGATTGCTCGCTCCATTATCCAAATACAGACACTTGCACTGCCTTTGTCGATATCAAGATTCTTCGGAATTACCTTATCTTCGTTCAAAAACACCACCTAGTGTACATAGAGTGCATCAGCCTCTTCTGTCTCGTTTAGGTtggtttcttgattcttctctgtcTTTTCGGGACAGACAGTTGCGTAGTGACCAGGCTTGTCacatctccaacatatcagctttGAACGATTCTTCTTCGAGTTGTTATCTTCGGTGTGTGACGCACGGTTTTGGTTGTGTGACCTACCTCGACCTCTGCCTCTACCGTTccgtcctcttcctctaccaCGGGAATTCTCATAGCCCCTCTGACTATGCTCTTCATTGTTCGAAAACATCAGTTTCCCTTGGTCTTCTTTCTGAGTTTCTTCTCCTACACGCTCCTCGTACGCCTTAAGCCTTCCAACTATGTCTTCAAACCCCGTCGAGTTGAGATCTAGGACTTGCTCAAGTGATGCTACGATCTGGATATACTTGTGTCTTGGAAGacccttcaagaacttcttgaccatcttggattcttctatgttttctccCAACGAGGTTGCTTTGGATGATAGGCCTGATATCTTCCCCGCGAAGTCATCGACCGTATCTCCATCATCCATCTTCAACCTATCAAACTCCGTCATCAACGTCTGAAGTCTCGCCTCCCTTACACGATCAGCTCCTAGGTGTCGCGACTTGATGGCATTCCAGATCTCTTTTGATGCGGTTTGTTCTCCCACCTGGAGAATCAAAGTCTCTGGAACAGATTGAAACAAAAGAGTTATCGCAACATCGTTCTTCTTTTGATCATCTGAACCGGGTTCGATTGTGTCCCACACTTCATGAACACGTAGTAGaaccttcatcctcatcgacCAAACTGTGTAGTTTGTCGGTGACAACATCGGACATTGGATGGATGTAGATCCAAAGTCCTTCGTGGAGCCCTAGTCACGTCAGCCATCTTGCCGTCGCGATCTCTTGTTCACAAGCACCAGGATCTTAAGCTACAACTTAAGCTTAGATCGAGTCTCCAAcctgaggctctgataccaattcaaatctcttagaaacacaaaaagttataagaacaacttttcttattagctttagaaactactcaaaactaaagctctcaatatgtttctctcagattatatagaacacctctccattagacctatatttatacgaaagacaattccctttaacatgtgggatatggaaaacacaaacctaacctaaatagaaactttattttcctatttctaggtttccttattgtgtttatcttaacatattaaacatctaataatatgttaagtttccacaagcttggaattatccaacacaTAGGACATGAGTCGgctttaaagaaaaagaagagaaatacAAAAGTGAGAAATGAAGATGTAACAGAATAGAAAAGGAAATGTGTGGAGCTTGAGATTAGGATTTGGGATGATCTATTGTCATTTTGTCTCCATACTAATAATATTAACCGACACATTAGTTTTTTAGtggcttctttcttttttgactATACACTGTTTTTTCACATTGTGGGTGCTCTTACCCCCACCCAATCAACACCGCCCTTTATTTCCAATCttcataaacatatataaatatttttttttcttaaatagtgATCGTATTGTAGTGGAACATAGATGGAATAGTTGACTCACTCATTTCAAATATTATGGatgatatatgtttttcttttgttctttttttggtaatacCGTTTTAGTGTATGTCTAAGGTTAAATTAGTACTGTAGAAgtgtgtatatacatatatatatataaggttgTGGACTGGCAAATGAggagtaaaatttattttaataatacaaaatgttttatgtaaaattaGTAATTATCATTCAAGATGCTAAATCAAATATTTAGCATCTTGAATGATAATTACTAATTTTATGATATGATCTTATGTTATCTAATGATATGAGGAGTAAAATTACTTGTCTTTCATCTTTCCAATGATATGATCTTATGTTCTCTAAGTTTTGATTTACTAATGTAAACCtaatatttataatcatttcTTCAAATAAAAAAGTTGAAATCCCAATACACATTAATGACAGTCAAAAGAGTGGAATGTTCAGTTTCAGTAAGATTTCCTTTTTCTATAAAGCTGACAGTAAAACAAGATAACATATCTAACATTCGAATTATTCCAGAAAAAGATTCtgacaaaaaacaaatttaacagaGAGACAGAGGAGAAAGCAACCAATCAAATCTTACACAATAGAATCCAAATTTACACTTGTCTTTATTTCAAAAGAATCGTCCTTTTATTGCCGAAGTGTTTATTGGTTTGCCAAGAAGAACTAAACGCACAATCCAAAGAACCtctcatcttctcttcttcttcttctctttcagtAATAAAAAGCTTAAACCTTTTCTTGAGTTTCCTTAACCATGGCAGCTAATTGCAAAAGGGTTAGCTTCTTGCTGGCTCTGGTAATGACGGTGGTGGTGACTCTCTGTTCTTTATTCGTCTCCGGCGAAAATGAGGTTTCCGATCTTAAAATCCGTACCCACTTGAAACGACTCAACAAGCCACCTCTCAAATCCATAAAGGTAAATAATTTCGCAGAAAGTTTCCTTTTTTAGCTGAGTTTCCGCAATAATTTTATGGTTTGGAACAGAGCCCAGATGGAGATGTAATAGATTGTGTCCCAGTCACCGACCAACTAGCTTTAGCTCATCCTCTGCTCATTAACCACACTGTCCAGGTATTACaaactcttcttcttttgtcCCCAGTCTCTGTGATTCTTGTTCTTTAGTGTTTCTTACATTGTTAATGGGCTTTTATAGATGAGTCCAAGTTTCAACCCGGAGAGTGTCTTTAGCGAGAGTAAAGTTTCatcaagaaccaagaaacagGAGCCTAATGATATAACTCAGCTCTGGCATGTGAATGGGAAATGCCCAGAGAACACAGTTCCCATCAGAAGAACCACAAAGCAAGATCTTTATAGAGCCAGTTCTGTCGAGAGTTTCGGTATGAAGACTCAGAAAAGCATTCCTAAGCTCAAATCTTACGACACAACTGGTGTCCTTCCACAAAATGGTCATCAGGTATATGTTTTTTCTTGTCATGCATTTTCcgtattttaacaaatttttattaaccCTTTTGGATTTGATGTAGCACGCGATAATGTATGTCGAGGATGGTGTTTTCTACGGCGCTAAAGCCAAGATTAATGTATGGAATCCGGATGTggagatgcctaatgagtttagTTTGGCTcagatttgggttttgggtgGAAACTTCAACTCTGATCTTAATAGTATTGAAGCTGGCTGGCAGGTAAGCCTTTCGGTTTCTTGTAATAGAAGTTAGATTTTGTGTTTCTGACTCAAAGTTTTGTGTGTTTTCAGGTGAGTCCACAATTGTATGGTGATAATCACACAAGGCTCTTCACTTATTGGACTGTAAGTTTCTATCTCTTTATgtgttttagtttatatatatatatatatatatattttttttaaatatatttttgttttagtttattgaaGTATCATTATTTTTGTCTCCCCTGTGAAAAAAAACAGAGTGATGCCTACCAAGGCACAGGCTGCTACAATCTTCTATGCTCAGGATTTGTTCAAATCAATAGGGAGATTGCAATGGGTGGATCAATCTCTCCTTTATCGAGCTATGGAAACTCTCAGTATGACATTACCATACTTATCTGGAAGGTAAACCAAACATCAAGAAtcctatataatatataaattttgtataacaAAATCCTACTTTTAATATGTATAGCCTAATGAGAACATGGTTTTAGTTATGTTCTGTTTATTCAGTTTGTTTAGttcatcttgtttttttttttcttaggacCCAAAAGAAGGACATTGGTGGTTACAATTTGGAGAAAAGTACATAATGGGATACTGGCCAGCTTCACTCTTCTCTTACTTATCAGAAAGCGCATCGATGATCGAATGGGGAGGCGAAGTGGTTAACTCGCAGTCCGAGGCAGGACAACACACTACCACTCAGATGGGAAGTGGTCGGTTTGCAGAGGAAGGTTGGGGCAAAGCGAGTTACTTCAAGAACGTTCAAGTAGTTGATGGATCGAATAAATTGAGAAACCCTGAAAATCTTCAAGTGTTTACTGATGAAGAGAACTGTTACAATGTGAAGAGTGGCAATGGAGGTTCTTGGGGAAGTCATTTCTACTATGGTGGTCCTGGTCGAAACCCTAATTGCCCTTGAGGATCTGTCTACTTACTTGCAGTGCACATCATTCTAAATTAATCattaatttgtataaaacatatattatatacacattcatatatatattgttttcagatTCACCAGAGTGGattagggtttgtttatgtcttgTTTCAGAGTGTTTCTCTGTTTCTATGGAGTGAAGAGAAGATCCACTTCTTTAAAGAACATGGTCCCATGTGTATACTGAAATCTTTATGATCATGTATTTATAATTGCTTTGTTTATGTATAACAAAAAATAGAGATGACACTTTTGGATCTTCCTATTAATTCAGCCAGGTAACAATTTCCATCAGAATTATTGGTCAGACTTCATTAATCTATCATACTAAATAAATGTATATTGTATCATAATATGTAGGTGTCACTAATTCAAATGACCATGATCTTAATTTAGTTGTAACGTACATTTAGTTCCATTGGTGGAATTTGGTGAAACTTCATCCGAGACTAAATCATGTTTGGGCGGTGGCTTTTCCATTGCATTGTAATTATGTTATAGTCCTTGACTTCTTGATCAAGAACACCGATTTTTATACTATAGTTTATCATTTTATCTATGGGGATTACAGATCTATTTTGTGAATTGCGATAGCCTCTGATAAAGTCAACAAAAATGTGGGCCTAGAAACCACAAGAGAGTTGACTTGGTGGATCGCATTGACGAATTCTCAGTTGGAAAGTATATAATCAATTCAACATAGTAAGAGAATTATAATTGTTTAACATAATATTCAACTAGATTTcgacccgcacggttgtgcgggtgtttattttcactttataaacata
Protein-coding regions in this window:
- the BNAC04G03430D gene encoding uncharacterized protein BNAC04G03430D; translation: MAANCKRVSFLLALVMTVVVTLCSLFVSGENEVSDLKIRTHLKRLNKPPLKSIKSPDGDVIDCVPVTDQLALAHPLLINHTVQMSPSFNPESVFSESKVSSRTKKQEPNDITQLWHVNGKCPENTVPIRRTTKQDLYRASSVESFGMKTQKSIPKLKSYDTTGVLPQNGHQHAIMYVEDGVFYGAKAKINVWNPDVEMPNEFSLAQIWVLGGNFNSDLNSIEAGWQVSPQLYGDNHTRLFTYWTSDAYQGTGCYNLLCSGFVQINREIAMGGSISPLSSYGNSQYDITILIWKDPKEGHWWLQFGEKYIMGYWPASLFSYLSESASMIEWGGEVVNSQSEAGQHTTTQMGSGRFAEEGWGKASYFKNVQVVDGSNKLRNPENLQVFTDEENCYNVKSGNGGSWGSHFYYGGPGRNPNCP